One segment of Longimicrobiales bacterium DNA contains the following:
- a CDS encoding LytTR family DNA-binding domain-containing protein, with translation MKAIRAIIVDDEPLAREGVRLHLEAESDIEIVGEAGTGEEAVTQIETLRPDLLFLDVQMPGLDGFAVLDAVGAPHMPVTVFTTAYDEFALRAFDAHAIDYILKPYDTERFRSAVERARMQVNGRRQSTMDDRLELLLGELRSRSQYLERLVVRSGGRILILRVAEIDWVEAASNYVRLHAGGREYLLRETMTALEAKLDPTDFVRIHRSTIVRVDKIRELEPLFQGDYVVVLDDGTRLTSSRGYRERLQELLQSSR, from the coding sequence ATGAAAGCTATTCGCGCGATCATCGTCGACGATGAGCCGCTCGCGCGCGAGGGCGTGCGGCTGCATCTGGAAGCAGAGTCCGACATCGAGATTGTCGGAGAGGCCGGAACGGGAGAGGAAGCAGTCACGCAGATCGAGACACTGCGCCCCGACCTGCTGTTCCTCGACGTGCAGATGCCCGGGCTCGATGGCTTCGCGGTGCTGGACGCAGTGGGCGCGCCGCACATGCCGGTGACCGTCTTCACGACCGCGTACGATGAGTTTGCGTTGCGGGCATTCGATGCCCACGCCATCGACTACATCCTCAAGCCGTACGATACGGAGCGCTTCCGCAGCGCAGTGGAGCGCGCGCGTATGCAGGTGAACGGTCGCCGCCAGTCCACGATGGACGACCGGCTCGAGCTGCTGCTCGGCGAGCTGCGGAGTCGAAGCCAGTACCTGGAGCGACTGGTCGTGCGGTCGGGCGGCCGCATCCTCATCCTGCGCGTTGCAGAGATAGACTGGGTCGAAGCCGCCTCCAACTACGTGCGGCTGCACGCGGGCGGCCGCGAGTACCTGCTGCGCGAGACCATGACGGCGCTCGAGGCCAAGCTGGACCCCACGGACTTCGTCCGCATCCACCGCTCGACGATCGTCCGCGTGGACAAAATCAGGGAGCTGGAACCACTGTTCCAGGGCGACTACGTCGTCGTGCTGGACGACGGCACGCGACTCACGTCGAGCCGCGGGTACCGGGAACGGCTGCAGGAACTGCTTCAGAGCTCGCGGTAA
- a CDS encoding histidine kinase yields the protein MIRRKKKILLAWFGAATLIGLIEAAQLYAGMAAMDRPISWLDALRSTLPSWYVLLLLVPAIVWLSRRFPLEPVRWHRTLPLHLLAAVLFAFLHVAASSWLGDYVLSRGPQPPWSLSESLSRLLTTFFVLELLTYFAVVGAYNAYDYGRRYREREGQAARLALRTSRLEASLSRAKLDSLRMQLNPHFLFNTLNAISVMAMKGEREGVVRMLMLLSDLLRLSLDNRQHVLSLRDELAILDCYLEIENVRFRDRLTVERDIDPAVLDAEVPSLVLQPLVENAIRHGISRRAGPGVVRVEADAMDGKWLELRVLDTGPGVDATAASDGNGVGLANTRARLEQLYGSRQQLTLSDRAEGGACATVRLPLRQYEGEPLEADLQTAAV from the coding sequence ATGATCCGGCGGAAAAAGAAAATATTGCTGGCGTGGTTCGGTGCCGCGACCCTGATCGGCCTGATCGAGGCGGCCCAGCTCTACGCCGGCATGGCCGCGATGGACCGGCCGATCAGCTGGCTCGACGCACTGCGTTCCACATTGCCGTCGTGGTACGTTCTGCTGCTTCTCGTGCCCGCCATCGTGTGGCTGTCGCGTCGCTTTCCGCTGGAGCCCGTCCGGTGGCACCGGACGCTGCCGCTGCACCTCCTGGCGGCAGTCCTGTTCGCATTCCTCCACGTCGCCGCTTCCAGCTGGCTGGGCGACTACGTGCTGTCGCGCGGTCCTCAGCCCCCCTGGAGCCTGAGCGAGAGCCTTTCGCGACTGCTGACAACGTTCTTCGTGCTGGAGCTCCTGACCTATTTCGCGGTGGTGGGTGCGTACAACGCCTACGACTACGGTCGTCGCTACCGTGAGCGGGAGGGACAGGCGGCGCGGCTGGCGCTGCGCACGTCGCGCCTCGAGGCAAGCCTGTCGCGCGCGAAGCTGGACTCTCTGCGGATGCAGCTGAATCCCCACTTCCTGTTCAACACGCTGAACGCCATTTCGGTGATGGCGATGAAGGGGGAGCGGGAGGGTGTAGTGCGGATGCTGATGCTGCTGAGCGACCTCCTGCGGCTGTCACTTGATAACCGGCAGCACGTACTGTCATTGCGCGACGAACTGGCCATCCTGGACTGCTATCTCGAGATCGAGAACGTCCGCTTTCGCGACAGGCTGACGGTCGAACGCGATATCGATCCGGCCGTGCTCGACGCGGAAGTGCCGTCCCTGGTGCTTCAGCCGCTCGTCGAAAACGCGATCCGGCACGGTATCTCACGCCGCGCGGGCCCCGGCGTGGTCCGGGTGGAAGCGGACGCCATGGATGGCAAATGGCTCGAGCTGCGCGTCCTCGATACGGGACCCGGTGTGGACGCCACCGCAGCGAGCGACGGCAACGGAGTGGGCCTCGCCAACACGCGTGCGCGGCTCGAGCAGCTCTACGGCAGCCGGCAACAACTGACCCTTTCCGACAGGGCCGAGGGAGGCGCGTGTGCAACCGTACGGCTGCCACTGCGTCAGTACGAAGGTGAGCCGCTGGAAGCAGATCTCCAGACGGCCGCAGTCTGA
- a CDS encoding alpha/beta fold hydrolase yields the protein MDRRCAMVAMLVLGLGAMPGQGSAQLTDSAAVASAQRFVGLLQEGDWAGAEAMVAPSLRDRLGATQLQTVWGQVGTALGDGVVKRVRGVTAIDTMQSVELYGDFERDTVLLRVVLSPAPEVVGFWVGAVPEAEAEPTPGPPYADAAKFREAEVRVGEEPWLLPGTISVPVEGDRHAAMVLVHGSGPHDRDETVGGTKVFRDLAWGLATHGVVVLRYEKRTKTHGARMTGAITVDDEVIEDALAALELVRSNPSVDPERVYIAGHSLGAQLAPEIARRDGRVAGVIMLAAPARPIGEIMEAQLEYLAGLPLNAAPEAQAQLAAALAEVRLLTSGEAPDTAVILGAPASYFRDLEARDAVAEAVALAIPVLVLQGERDYQVTMDDFAIWREATRDRAGTLLKAFPGLNHLFVTGTGPASPAEYIAPGYVAEDVVVTIADWVG from the coding sequence ATGGACAGGCGGTGTGCGATGGTGGCGATGCTGGTGCTCGGGCTGGGCGCGATGCCGGGGCAGGGCTCAGCTCAGCTGACAGACAGCGCGGCGGTGGCGAGCGCGCAGCGCTTCGTGGGGCTGCTGCAGGAGGGGGACTGGGCGGGCGCGGAGGCGATGGTGGCTCCATCGCTGCGTGACCGGCTGGGTGCGACGCAGCTGCAGACGGTATGGGGGCAGGTCGGGACCGCTCTGGGCGATGGCGTGGTGAAGCGGGTGCGTGGTGTGACCGCGATCGACACGATGCAGTCCGTCGAGCTTTACGGTGACTTCGAGCGCGATACGGTACTGCTGCGGGTAGTGCTCTCACCGGCGCCGGAGGTGGTGGGTTTCTGGGTTGGGGCGGTGCCCGAGGCGGAGGCCGAGCCGACACCCGGCCCGCCGTACGCGGATGCGGCGAAGTTCCGCGAGGCAGAGGTACGGGTGGGTGAGGAGCCGTGGCTGCTGCCGGGGACGATCTCCGTGCCGGTGGAAGGCGACCGGCACGCGGCAATGGTGCTGGTGCATGGCTCGGGTCCGCACGACCGCGACGAGACGGTGGGCGGAACGAAGGTGTTTCGCGACCTCGCGTGGGGCCTGGCCACGCACGGCGTTGTCGTTCTCCGCTACGAGAAGCGGACGAAGACGCACGGCGCCAGGATGACGGGTGCGATAACCGTCGACGACGAGGTGATCGAGGATGCCCTGGCGGCGCTCGAGCTGGTGCGGTCGAATCCGTCGGTAGACCCGGAGCGCGTGTATATCGCGGGCCACTCGCTGGGTGCTCAGCTTGCGCCGGAGATCGCCCGCCGCGACGGGAGGGTGGCGGGCGTGATCATGCTGGCCGCGCCTGCGCGCCCGATCGGTGAGATCATGGAGGCGCAGCTGGAGTACCTGGCCGGGCTGCCGCTGAATGCGGCGCCGGAAGCGCAGGCGCAGCTGGCGGCCGCACTCGCGGAGGTTCGCCTGCTGACGTCGGGTGAAGCGCCCGACACGGCCGTGATCCTGGGCGCGCCGGCATCGTATTTCCGCGATCTGGAAGCGCGCGATGCGGTGGCCGAAGCGGTGGCACTGGCCATCCCCGTCCTGGTGCTGCAGGGTGAGCGCGACTATCAGGTCACGATGGACGACTTCGCCATCTGGCGCGAAGCCACCCGGGACCGCGCCGGGACCCTGCTGAAGGCGTTCCCCGGGTTGAATCATCTCTTCGTCACCGGCACCGGTCCTGCGTCGCCGGCCGAGTACATCGCTCCGGGATACGTGGCGGAAGACGTGGTGGTGACAATCGCGGACTGGGTCGGCTGA
- a CDS encoding aromatic ring-hydroxylating dioxygenase subunit alpha, translating into MNPFEIDADIRRASTPPSELYHDAAAYAQQREHIFARSWQYAGDAGRLKAPGRVVPFTLLPGCLDEPLVLTRDQADEAHCLSNVCTHRGALVVEGEGHVNTLRCRYHGRRFGLDGRFQHMPEFDGVHGFPSAADDLPRLPLHAFGPLLFTSLDPLMSFDEWIAPVIARVGWLPLDGFEFDADSSRDYLMNCHWALYTENYLEEFHIPYVHGRSLSDKLDYDTYRTELYEWCSVQIGPARGDEPAFDLPAGHPDAGTRIAGWYFWLFPNLMLNFYPWGLSVNIVQPLGPERTRVSFLTYVHDASLRGVGAGGDLHRVEMEDEEVVESVQRGVRSRLYDRGRYSPRRETGTHHLHGLLARVLNAAG; encoded by the coding sequence ATGAATCCGTTCGAGATCGATGCCGATATCAGGCGTGCGAGCACGCCGCCATCGGAGCTGTATCACGATGCGGCGGCATACGCGCAGCAGCGCGAGCATATCTTCGCACGGAGCTGGCAGTACGCCGGTGATGCTGGCAGGCTGAAAGCGCCGGGACGCGTGGTGCCGTTCACGCTGCTGCCGGGCTGCCTGGACGAGCCTCTGGTGCTCACGCGCGATCAGGCGGACGAAGCTCACTGCCTGTCCAACGTGTGCACGCACCGCGGCGCCCTCGTCGTGGAGGGCGAGGGTCATGTGAACACGCTGCGCTGCCGGTATCACGGCCGGCGGTTCGGCCTGGACGGCCGTTTCCAGCATATGCCGGAGTTCGATGGTGTGCACGGCTTCCCGTCCGCGGCCGACGACCTGCCGCGCCTGCCGCTGCACGCATTCGGACCGCTGCTGTTCACGTCGCTGGATCCGCTGATGTCGTTTGATGAGTGGATCGCGCCGGTCATTGCCCGGGTCGGGTGGCTGCCGCTCGACGGCTTCGAGTTCGACGCGGATTCATCACGCGACTACCTGATGAACTGCCACTGGGCGTTATACACGGAGAACTATCTCGAAGAATTCCACATCCCCTACGTGCACGGCAGGAGTCTGTCGGACAAGCTCGATTACGACACGTATCGCACGGAGCTGTACGAATGGTGCAGCGTGCAGATCGGCCCGGCCAGGGGGGATGAGCCCGCGTTCGACCTGCCCGCCGGTCACCCGGATGCGGGCACGCGGATCGCCGGCTGGTACTTCTGGCTGTTTCCGAACCTCATGCTGAACTTCTATCCCTGGGGCCTGTCAGTGAACATCGTGCAGCCACTCGGACCGGAGCGTACGCGCGTGTCGTTCCTGACATATGTGCACGACGCATCCCTCAGGGGCGTCGGTGCGGGTGGAGACCTGCATCGCGTCGAGATGGAGGATGAGGAAGTGGTGGAGTCGGTGCAGCGCGGTGTGCGCTCGCGCCTCTACGACCGCGGCCGCTACTCGCCCCGCCGCGAAACCGGGACACACCATCTGCACGGCCTGCTTGCACGCGTGCTGAACGCAGCGGGATGA
- a CDS encoding SdpI family protein produces the protein MTKRWIGPLVIGGMLVFTALVYAELPERIPTHWNLSGEVDGWSGRLWGSLLAPVMAAAVWLLLPVLRRVDPRRRNYDRFDPTFWLILNVIVLFMGAMHVLTLGIALGWAIDMTRAILVLVGLLFAALGNYLPRLRSNWWMGIRTPWTLESETVWRATHRLAGFTFVIGGLIAVAAALLPTKLAFGVSMVAMMSAALIPAAYSYVLYRRERDLRT, from the coding sequence ATGACGAAGAGGTGGATCGGACCGTTGGTGATCGGCGGCATGCTGGTCTTTACGGCGCTGGTGTATGCTGAGCTGCCGGAGAGGATTCCGACGCACTGGAACCTGAGCGGTGAAGTGGATGGCTGGTCGGGCCGGCTGTGGGGTTCGCTGCTTGCGCCGGTCATGGCAGCGGCGGTGTGGCTGCTGCTGCCGGTGCTGCGGCGGGTGGATCCGCGGCGCAGGAACTACGATCGTTTCGACCCGACGTTCTGGCTGATTCTGAACGTGATCGTCTTGTTCATGGGGGCGATGCACGTGCTGACGCTGGGGATCGCGCTCGGCTGGGCGATTGACATGACGCGGGCGATCCTGGTTCTGGTGGGGCTGCTGTTCGCGGCGTTGGGCAACTATCTGCCGCGGCTGCGGTCGAACTGGTGGATGGGCATACGCACGCCCTGGACGCTGGAGAGCGAAACAGTGTGGCGGGCGACGCATCGTCTGGCGGGCTTCACGTTCGTGATCGGTGGACTGATCGCGGTTGCGGCCGCGCTGCTGCCGACGAAGCTGGCGTTTGGCGTTTCGATGGTGGCGATGATGTCTGCGGCACTGATTCCGGCGGCATACTCCTACGTGCTGTACCGCAGGGAGCGGGATCTGCGCACTTGA
- a CDS encoding autorepressor SdpR family transcription factor has protein sequence MDETLRALGDPTRREILRALRKGDLTAGEIASRFPITGASVSHHLSVLKEAGLVQAQREGRTIVYSLDSTVFQEFVSQMMTLLDVGEVGNGDGGEG, from the coding sequence ATGGACGAGACATTACGTGCGCTGGGTGATCCGACTCGCCGCGAGATATTGCGGGCGCTGCGGAAGGGCGACCTGACCGCCGGTGAGATTGCATCGCGGTTTCCGATCACGGGTGCATCGGTGTCGCATCATCTGAGTGTGTTGAAGGAGGCGGGGCTGGTGCAGGCGCAGCGGGAGGGCCGCACGATCGTGTATTCACTGGACAGCACGGTCTTCCAGGAGTTCGTGAGTCAGATGATGACGCTGCTGGATGTCGGAGAGGTCGGCAACGGAGATGGGGGCGAAGGATGA
- a CDS encoding amidohydrolase: MRQAGERLRILVVGLLAAGCAAGTPESETADLVLRNGHVVTVDSARPEAEAVAVRGHSILAVGSDEEMESYIGADTEVIDLAGRLAIPGFIEGHGHFPGVGEMLLNLDLMNVRNWDEIVAMVGAAARDAKQDAWIVGRGWHQEKWDRVPEVTVDGVPVHASLDGVSPNNPVYLTHASGHAAFVNGRALELAGITRDTPNPPGGEIVKDASGEPTGLLRETAQGLASRARARSEAERPREDVIAERRRVMELAAQEALSKGVTSFHDAGTGFATIDLMKELEAEGALPVRLYVMIRAPNDELERRLPDYLMPADTNDFLVVRAIKVSIDGALGSHGAWLLEPYEDMPTSTGLALVEPESVARTAELAIANGFQLAVHAIGDRANREVLDIYERTFAANPDMTDPRWRIEHAQHLHPDDIRRFGELGVVPAMQGVHATSDAPWIPKRLGEQRAREGAYMWQELMKSGAVIANGTDAPVEDVNPIVSFYSSVSRRTNTGDVFYPAQRMTREEALRSYTLNNAYAAFEEDVKGSLTPGKLADIVVLSKDIMRVPEEEIPTAQVDLTIVGGEVRYRRAESVTQR; this comes from the coding sequence ATGAGACAGGCAGGAGAACGTCTGCGGATACTGGTGGTGGGACTGCTGGCTGCGGGCTGTGCGGCGGGAACGCCGGAGTCGGAGACGGCGGATCTCGTGTTGCGGAACGGTCACGTGGTAACGGTCGACTCGGCGCGGCCGGAAGCGGAGGCCGTGGCGGTGCGTGGTCACTCGATCCTGGCGGTGGGCAGCGATGAGGAGATGGAGAGCTACATCGGGGCCGACACGGAGGTGATCGACCTGGCGGGTCGGCTGGCGATTCCGGGCTTCATCGAGGGTCACGGCCATTTCCCGGGCGTGGGAGAGATGCTGCTGAATCTCGATCTGATGAACGTGCGCAACTGGGACGAGATCGTGGCGATGGTCGGCGCGGCAGCGCGCGATGCGAAGCAGGATGCGTGGATCGTCGGGCGAGGCTGGCACCAGGAGAAGTGGGACCGTGTGCCGGAGGTGACTGTGGACGGAGTGCCGGTGCATGCGTCGCTGGACGGGGTGTCACCGAACAACCCGGTGTATCTGACGCACGCGAGCGGTCACGCGGCATTCGTGAACGGCAGGGCGCTGGAGCTGGCGGGAATCACGCGTGACACGCCGAACCCGCCCGGTGGCGAGATCGTGAAGGATGCTTCGGGTGAGCCGACGGGTCTGCTGCGCGAGACGGCGCAGGGGCTGGCGAGCCGGGCGCGCGCGCGCTCCGAGGCGGAGCGGCCGCGCGAGGATGTGATCGCGGAGCGGCGCCGCGTGATGGAGCTGGCGGCGCAGGAGGCGCTGTCGAAGGGCGTGACGAGCTTCCATGATGCCGGCACAGGCTTCGCCACGATCGACCTGATGAAGGAGCTGGAGGCTGAAGGCGCCCTGCCCGTCCGACTCTATGTGATGATCCGGGCTCCGAACGACGAGCTCGAGCGACGCCTGCCGGATTACCTGATGCCGGCGGACACGAACGATTTCCTGGTCGTGCGTGCGATCAAGGTCAGCATCGACGGCGCGCTCGGCTCGCACGGCGCGTGGCTGCTCGAGCCGTACGAGGACATGCCGACCAGCACCGGCCTCGCGCTGGTGGAGCCGGAATCGGTCGCGCGTACGGCGGAGCTGGCGATCGCGAACGGCTTCCAGCTGGCCGTTCATGCGATCGGCGACCGCGCGAACCGTGAGGTCCTCGACATCTACGAGCGTACGTTCGCCGCCAATCCCGACATGACGGATCCGCGCTGGCGCATCGAGCATGCGCAGCATCTGCATCCCGATGACATCCGCCGGTTCGGCGAGCTCGGTGTGGTGCCGGCCATGCAGGGTGTACACGCGACGTCCGACGCACCCTGGATCCCGAAGCGGCTCGGCGAGCAGCGGGCGCGCGAGGGCGCGTACATGTGGCAGGAGCTCATGAAGAGCGGCGCCGTCATCGCGAACGGCACCGACGCTCCCGTCGAGGACGTGAACCCGATCGTCAGCTTCTACTCATCCGTATCGCGGCGGACGAACACGGGCGACGTCTTCTATCCCGCCCAGCGCATGACGCGCGAGGAAGCGCTCCGCAGCTACACGCTCAACAATGCGTACGCCGCGTTCGAAGAGGACGTGAAGGGCTCGCTGACGCCCGGCAAGCTGGCCGACATCGTCGTCCTGTCGAAGGACATCATGCGCGTGCCGGAGGAGGAGATCCCGACCGCCCAGGTGGATCTGACGATCGTCGGCGGCGAGGTGCGTTATCGGCGCGCGGAAAGCGTCACGCAGCGATAG
- a CDS encoding dipeptidase — protein sequence MRKTMILPLLPLILAAACSTAGGQSGSGDATDAAVRVRSILSTTPLVDGHNDLPWAVRQYEAAPHDVVAYDLRTRTPGHTDIERLRRGRVGAQFWSVYIPHNAIEEGAAKTQLEQIDIAHQIIQRYPDVFELALTTADAERIFRSGRIASMLGMEGGHAIENSLGALRAFYDLGVRYMTLTHSANIDWADSCCALREHGGLTEFGREVVREMNRLGMLVDLSHVSGESMHDALDVTEAPVIFSHSSARALTEHPRNVPDDVLQRLRENGGVVMVTFVPSFISREVMQWSQLPPTQRSATPEPKATIDDVIRHIEHVRDVAGIDHVGIGADYDGIDSTPVGLEDVSSYPVLLAELARRGWSDADLRKLVGENAMRVWRETERVAARLRQQRPASTATIEGLDGLTAPPSR from the coding sequence ATGCGTAAGACGATGATTCTCCCGCTGCTGCCGCTGATCCTGGCAGCAGCCTGCTCGACGGCCGGCGGCCAGTCGGGTTCCGGCGATGCGACGGACGCAGCGGTGCGCGTACGTTCGATTCTGTCGACGACGCCGCTCGTCGATGGGCACAATGACCTTCCCTGGGCGGTGCGGCAGTACGAGGCCGCGCCACACGATGTGGTGGCGTACGACCTGCGCACGCGGACGCCGGGGCATACGGACATCGAGCGCCTGCGCCGCGGCCGGGTGGGCGCACAGTTCTGGTCGGTCTACATCCCGCACAACGCAATCGAGGAAGGTGCGGCGAAGACGCAGCTGGAGCAGATCGATATCGCGCATCAGATAATCCAGCGCTATCCCGACGTGTTCGAGCTCGCGCTGACGACCGCCGATGCTGAAAGGATCTTCCGCTCCGGGCGGATTGCATCGATGCTCGGCATGGAAGGCGGCCATGCGATCGAGAACTCGCTCGGAGCACTGCGCGCGTTCTACGACCTCGGCGTCCGCTACATGACGCTGACGCACTCCGCGAACATCGACTGGGCGGACTCGTGCTGTGCCCTGCGCGAGCACGGTGGCCTGACCGAGTTCGGCCGTGAGGTGGTGCGGGAGATGAACCGGCTGGGAATGCTGGTCGACCTGTCGCACGTATCGGGCGAATCGATGCACGATGCACTCGACGTGACGGAGGCCCCGGTCATCTTCTCCCACTCATCGGCGCGCGCTCTCACGGAGCATCCCCGCAACGTGCCGGATGATGTGCTGCAGCGCCTTCGTGAGAACGGGGGCGTGGTGATGGTGACATTCGTACCGTCGTTCATCAGCAGGGAGGTCATGCAGTGGTCGCAGCTGCCGCCGACGCAGCGCAGTGCGACGCCGGAACCGAAAGCGACGATCGACGACGTGATCCGCCACATCGAGCACGTGCGCGATGTCGCCGGTATCGACCATGTCGGTATTGGTGCGGACTATGACGGTATCGATTCGACGCCGGTCGGCCTCGAGGACGTCTCGTCGTATCCGGTGCTGCTTGCGGAGCTGGCGCGCCGCGGCTGGAGCGATGCGGACCTGCGGAAGCTCGTCGGCGAGAACGCGATGCGTGTGTGGCGCGAAACGGAGCGTGTCGCGGCGCGCCTGCGTCAGCAGCGTCCGGCCTCTACCGCCACGATCGAAGGCCTCGACGGCCTGACCGCGCCGCCGTCGAGGTAA
- a CDS encoding tetratricopeptide repeat protein has product MNGLRTALLIGGLLVAAAPAHAQHDAHATAALEPDTAIALFDNLGPHSRAVGTAIAGAQAYFDQGLRLAWGFGMPQAQRSFEAAIRQDSTCAMCHWGLAWSLGPYVNGDMDSISGVRAYDHIRRAQRHVRDNAVERALIDAMSARYSQVPTEDSRARLDSAYADAMRDVAARFPDDLDVATLYAESLMLLRRWDYWTKGGEPQPGIERLLHTLEGVLARDLRHPGACHLYIHATEASLEPERAERCADELVDGMPGASHMRHMPSHTYMRIGRYGDGVRSNQLAWIADQQAEHGGATAIYPSHNLHMLLFAASYDGQSAVALQAARDLARLAPGAAYHLPLVLARFGRWEELLEMTVPGTAPMQQAMLLYAQGLAQVRAKQLTSARMGLGGIDALRANTAGGQRHLLGLARAILSAEIDAADGRTDAAVATLQAARTIETDSLAYDEPEDWILPLRQVLGAILLDGGRPAEAEAAYRGELETHPENGWSLYGLARALEEQGRHAEAGVVMQRFREAWARADVAIRGSRF; this is encoded by the coding sequence ATGAACGGACTACGCACCGCGCTGCTGATCGGCGGCCTTCTCGTCGCAGCCGCGCCTGCGCACGCCCAGCATGACGCGCACGCCACCGCGGCGTTGGAGCCGGATACCGCGATCGCGCTGTTCGACAACCTCGGTCCCCATTCCCGCGCGGTCGGCACGGCCATCGCGGGCGCGCAGGCTTACTTCGACCAGGGTCTGCGGCTGGCGTGGGGTTTCGGCATGCCGCAGGCACAGCGCTCGTTCGAGGCGGCGATCCGTCAGGACTCCACCTGCGCGATGTGCCACTGGGGTCTTGCGTGGTCGCTCGGACCTTACGTCAACGGCGACATGGACTCCATCAGCGGTGTCCGTGCGTACGACCACATCCGGCGCGCGCAGCGCCATGTCCGTGACAACGCGGTCGAGCGCGCGCTGATCGATGCCATGTCGGCACGCTACAGTCAGGTGCCCACGGAGGACTCGCGCGCACGACTGGACTCGGCGTATGCCGATGCGATGCGCGATGTCGCCGCGCGCTTCCCCGATGATCTCGACGTCGCGACGCTCTATGCCGAGTCGCTCATGCTGCTCCGCCGCTGGGACTACTGGACGAAGGGCGGCGAGCCGCAGCCGGGCATCGAGCGCCTGCTCCACACGCTGGAGGGCGTGCTCGCGCGCGACCTGCGACACCCGGGCGCGTGCCACCTCTACATTCACGCGACCGAGGCATCGCTCGAGCCCGAGCGGGCGGAGCGGTGCGCGGACGAGCTGGTCGACGGCATGCCGGGCGCGAGTCACATGCGACACATGCCGTCGCATACCTACATGCGGATCGGCCGCTACGGCGATGGCGTCCGCTCGAACCAGCTCGCGTGGATCGCGGACCAGCAGGCAGAGCACGGTGGCGCGACGGCGATCTACCCGTCGCACAACCTGCACATGCTGCTGTTTGCAGCGTCCTACGATGGTCAGAGTGCCGTGGCGCTTCAGGCCGCGCGCGATCTTGCGCGCCTCGCACCCGGCGCTGCGTACCACCTGCCCCTGGTGCTGGCGCGCTTCGGCCGGTGGGAGGAGCTGCTGGAGATGACCGTGCCCGGCACGGCCCCAATGCAGCAGGCCATGCTGCTGTACGCCCAGGGTCTGGCACAGGTGCGTGCGAAACAGCTCACAAGTGCGCGCATGGGGCTCGGCGGCATCGACGCGCTGCGGGCGAACACGGCGGGCGGGCAGCGGCACCTCCTCGGACTCGCACGCGCCATACTGTCCGCGGAGATCGATGCTGCCGACGGAAGGACGGATGCCGCCGTTGCTACGCTTCAGGCCGCGCGCACCATCGAGACGGACTCGCTGGCATACGACGAGCCGGAGGACTGGATCCTGCCGCTGCGGCAGGTGCTGGGGGCAATCCTGCTCGATGGCGGCCGGCCCGCCGAGGCGGAGGCCGCGTATCGCGGTGAGCTCGAAACGCACCCGGAGAACGGCTGGTCGCTGTACGGCCTGGCACGCGCGCTGGAGGAACAGGGGCGCCATGCCGAGGCTGGAGTCGTGATGCAGCGGTTCCGGGAGGCATGGGCCCGCGCCGATGTGGCGATCCGCGGCTCGCGCTTCTAA